The Streptomyces sp. NBC_00162 genome window below encodes:
- a CDS encoding CoA-binding protein, translating to MYGDPATIRKILTELGDTWAVVGLSNNRDRAAYGVARVLQQFGKRVIPVHPKAETVHGEPGYASLEAIPFKVDVVDVFVNSELAGPVADQAVAVGADAVWFQLGVVNEAAYERTRKAGLSMVMDRCPAIEIPAL from the coding sequence GTGTACGGCGATCCGGCAACCATCCGCAAGATCCTCACCGAACTGGGCGACACCTGGGCCGTGGTGGGCCTCTCGAACAACCGGGACCGGGCGGCCTACGGGGTGGCCCGGGTCCTCCAGCAGTTCGGCAAGCGCGTGATCCCCGTACACCCCAAGGCGGAGACGGTGCACGGGGAGCCCGGGTACGCCTCGCTGGAGGCGATCCCCTTCAAGGTGGACGTGGTGGACGTCTTCGTGAACAGCGAGCTGGCGGGGCCGGTCGCCGACCAGGCGGTGGCCGTCGGAGCGGACGCCGTCTGGTTCCAGCTGGGCGTGGTCAACGAGGCCGCCTACGAGCGCACCCGCAAGGCCGGGCTGTCCATGGTCATGGACCGCTGCCCGGCGATCGAGATCCCGGCGCTCTAG
- a CDS encoding gamma carbonic anhydrase family protein has product MTQQATQGQALIAGVGGKQPSVDPTAFAAPTSVVVGEVTLAAGASVWYSAVLRADCGPITLGADSNVQDNCTLHVDPGFPVSIGERVSIGHNAVVHGCTVEDDCLIGMGATVLNGAVIGAGSLVAAQALVPQGMVVPPGSLVAGVPAKVRRELTEEEREGIKVNAAMYVDLAKQHRAAVTPGG; this is encoded by the coding sequence ATGACGCAGCAGGCGACGCAGGGCCAGGCACTCATCGCGGGCGTCGGCGGCAAGCAGCCGTCCGTCGACCCGACCGCCTTCGCCGCACCCACCTCCGTCGTGGTCGGCGAGGTCACCCTGGCCGCTGGCGCGAGCGTCTGGTACTCGGCGGTGCTGCGCGCCGACTGCGGCCCGATCACGCTCGGTGCGGACAGCAACGTGCAGGACAACTGCACGCTCCACGTGGACCCCGGATTCCCGGTGTCGATCGGCGAGCGCGTCTCCATCGGCCACAACGCCGTCGTGCACGGCTGCACCGTCGAGGACGACTGCCTGATCGGCATGGGCGCGACGGTCCTGAACGGCGCGGTGATCGGCGCCGGCTCGCTGGTCGCCGCCCAGGCGCTGGTCCCGCAGGGCATGGTGGTCCCGCCCGGCTCCCTGGTCGCGGGCGTCCCGGCCAAGGTGCGGCGCGAGCTGACCGAGGAGGAGCGCGAGGGCATCAAGGTCAACGCCGCGATGTACGTGGACCTGGCCAAGCAGCACCGAGCCGCGGTGACGCCGGGCGGCTAG
- a CDS encoding acyltransferase yields MPKNQNTFSSLTALRRRLASRAVHTAWRWMQQAGAVTAQTPGRLRFGAIGPNTRLAFPQGTIFGEPWIRLGDHCIIGEQVTLTAGMMPDLDLGTEPMLVLGHGVVIGRDSHVIADARITIGNDTFCGPGVYITSTNHSYDDPHQPVGKQWPRSAPVEIGPGCWLGTGAVILPGARLGRNVVVAAGAVVRGEVPDHAVVAGAPARVVRRWEPDTGWQPPLRTPAPVPIPDGMTPEQLRGLAQLAEAEQS; encoded by the coding sequence GTGCCGAAGAACCAGAACACGTTCTCATCTCTGACGGCCCTGCGCCGCCGGCTGGCGAGCCGCGCGGTCCACACCGCCTGGCGCTGGATGCAGCAGGCCGGCGCGGTCACCGCGCAGACCCCGGGGCGGCTGCGGTTCGGCGCGATCGGGCCGAACACCCGGCTCGCCTTCCCGCAGGGCACGATCTTCGGCGAGCCCTGGATCCGGCTCGGTGACCACTGCATCATCGGCGAGCAGGTCACCCTCACCGCCGGGATGATGCCGGATCTCGACCTCGGCACAGAGCCGATGCTCGTCCTCGGCCACGGGGTGGTCATCGGCCGGGACAGCCATGTCATCGCCGACGCCCGGATCACCATCGGGAACGACACCTTCTGCGGCCCCGGCGTGTACATCACCTCCACGAACCACAGTTACGACGACCCGCACCAGCCCGTCGGCAAGCAGTGGCCGCGCAGCGCGCCGGTCGAGATCGGCCCGGGCTGCTGGCTGGGTACGGGCGCGGTGATCCTGCCGGGCGCGCGGCTGGGCCGCAACGTCGTGGTCGCCGCAGGCGCCGTCGTACGGGGCGAGGTCCCGGACCACGCCGTGGTTGCCGGGGCCCCGGCGCGCGTCGTGCGGCGCTGGGAGCCGGACACCGGCTGGCAGCCCCCGCTGCGCACGCCGGCGCCGGTCCCGATCCCCGACGGCATGACCCCGGAACAGCTCCGCGGCCTGGCGCAGCTGGCGGAGGCCGAGCAGTCCTAG
- a CDS encoding YigZ family protein codes for MKADQYVTVSREGVHESEINRSRFLCSLAPAATEQEAQDFVARVRKEHPTATHNCFAYVIGADAAVQKASDDGEPGGTAGVPMLQMLMRRDIRYAVAVVTRYYGGVKLGAGGLIRAYGGVVGEALDALGTVTRRRYRLATVTVDHQRAGKTQNDLRSTGRTVVDLRYGAAVEIEVALPEAELPAFEAWLADSTAGSATLTLGGETYAP; via the coding sequence GTGAAGGCAGACCAGTACGTGACGGTGTCCCGCGAGGGTGTGCACGAGTCCGAGATCAACCGCTCGCGCTTCCTGTGCTCGCTCGCGCCCGCCGCGACCGAGCAGGAGGCGCAGGACTTCGTCGCGCGCGTCCGCAAGGAGCACCCCACTGCCACGCACAACTGCTTCGCCTACGTGATCGGCGCCGACGCGGCCGTCCAGAAGGCCAGCGACGACGGCGAGCCCGGCGGCACCGCCGGGGTACCCATGCTGCAGATGCTCATGCGCCGGGACATCCGGTACGCGGTCGCCGTCGTCACCCGCTACTACGGCGGGGTGAAACTCGGCGCCGGCGGTCTGATCAGGGCCTACGGCGGAGTCGTCGGCGAGGCCCTCGACGCACTCGGCACCGTCACCCGGCGCCGCTACCGGCTGGCCACCGTCACCGTCGACCACCAGCGCGCCGGCAAGACCCAGAACGACCTGCGCTCCACCGGCCGGACCGTGGTGGACCTGCGCTACGGGGCCGCGGTCGAGATCGAGGTCGCCCTCCCTGAGGCGGAGTTGCCCGCCTTCGAGGCCTGGCTCGCCGACAGCACGGCGGGCAGTGCCACCCTCACCCTCGGCGGAGAGACGTACGCGCCCTGA
- a CDS encoding AAA family ATPase: MRLHRLKVTAFGPFAEPQDIDFDALSGAGIFLLHGPTGAGKTSVLDAVCYALYGSVPGPRQAPGTSLRSDHAAGGTPTEVTLELTAGGRRLEITRRPEQDRPKKRGTGTTKDKAQSWLREHTGEGWQALSRSHQEIGEEIEQLLGMSREQFCQVVLLPQGEFARFLRADEAARGRLLGRLFDTRRFAAVEALLGERRRAAEARVRAGDEKVLHTAQRLAQAAGDSSDLRAWPLPRHQPGDPGLAAAVRAWAAVARCSARERLAVAEYALAAVEGRHAAARRAAEDARELDRLQRRHVETSRRAAVLAEAAPEREQVRALLDRARRGALVAPALELRGAASAGHLAAAHAETAARAELPAALKESGTEHLASVEQRLREELGALGAAHRAEQRSAEIGRERANLEREARAAEEQHRESAEWLERWEATRAALHASADAAQQAATLAEQLAGRLEPARLQLNAARRRDELAAAAERAAGELLRVREESAAARERWLELKEARLRGIAAELAEALVAGEACAVCGSAQHPAPARPAPGHVDRAAEDAAHAVFEQAEQAKAAVERRLAADEQARAEAAAAAGEATTAELLALTADLSSRHAAAHAAAAGLHAARERLARAEREHAARSADRLDAERRAAARASHREQLDREQASLEAELALVRADAPTVAARARTLEDRVRMVSAAAAALRRAETTAARLKEADDQLADAAFKAGFDTIEAAADAVLPEYERTALQRRMDAWQAEEAMLADRLGETDTAAAAALPPAEPEQAEAYAAQAAAKLRTAGSAFDAARVRCAELDRLSRQAEQELRALGPLREAYERVARLAGLTAGTSADNERKMRLEAYVLAARLEQVAAAATVRLLRMSGGRYTLVHSDARASGRGRSGLGLHVVDSWTGSERDTATLSGGETFFASLALALGLADVVTDEAGGMRLDTLFIDEGFGSLDDQALDEVLDVLDSLRERDRSVGIVSHVADLRTRVQAQLEIVKQRGGSVVRHRTAALTD; encoded by the coding sequence ATGAGGCTGCACCGGCTCAAGGTCACGGCCTTCGGACCCTTCGCCGAACCCCAGGACATCGACTTCGACGCGCTCTCCGGAGCCGGGATCTTCCTGCTGCACGGGCCCACCGGCGCGGGGAAGACCTCCGTCCTGGACGCCGTCTGCTACGCCCTGTACGGATCCGTCCCCGGCCCCCGCCAGGCCCCCGGCACCAGCCTGCGCAGCGACCACGCGGCCGGCGGGACCCCCACCGAGGTCACCCTCGAACTCACCGCGGGCGGCCGCCGCCTGGAGATCACCCGGCGCCCCGAACAGGACCGCCCCAAGAAGCGCGGCACCGGCACCACCAAGGACAAGGCGCAGAGTTGGCTGCGCGAGCACACCGGTGAGGGCTGGCAGGCACTCAGCCGCTCCCACCAGGAGATCGGCGAGGAGATCGAGCAGCTGCTCGGCATGAGCCGGGAGCAGTTCTGCCAGGTGGTGCTCCTGCCGCAGGGCGAGTTCGCGCGGTTCCTGCGCGCCGACGAGGCAGCCCGCGGCCGGCTCCTCGGGCGGCTCTTCGACACCCGCCGCTTCGCCGCCGTCGAGGCCCTGCTCGGCGAACGCCGCCGGGCCGCCGAGGCCAGGGTGCGCGCCGGGGACGAGAAGGTGCTGCACACCGCGCAGCGGCTCGCCCAGGCCGCCGGGGACAGCTCGGACCTGCGTGCCTGGCCGCTGCCCCGGCACCAGCCCGGCGACCCCGGTCTCGCCGCGGCCGTCCGGGCCTGGGCGGCCGTCGCCCGCTGCTCGGCGCGCGAGCGGCTGGCCGTCGCCGAGTACGCGCTCGCCGCCGTCGAGGGCCGGCACGCCGCCGCCCGGCGGGCCGCCGAGGACGCGCGGGAACTCGACCGGCTCCAGCGGCGGCACGTGGAGACGTCCCGCCGGGCCGCCGTCCTCGCCGAGGCCGCCCCCGAACGCGAACAGGTGCGCGCACTGCTGGACCGGGCCCGCCGCGGCGCCCTGGTCGCCCCCGCCCTGGAACTGCGCGGCGCGGCCTCCGCCGGGCACCTGGCCGCCGCGCACGCGGAGACGGCCGCCCGCGCCGAACTCCCGGCGGCGCTGAAGGAGTCCGGCACCGAGCACCTGGCCAGCGTCGAGCAGCGGCTTCGCGAGGAGCTCGGCGCGCTGGGCGCCGCCCACCGGGCCGAGCAGCGCAGCGCCGAGATCGGCCGCGAGCGGGCCAACCTGGAGCGGGAGGCCCGGGCCGCCGAAGAGCAGCACCGGGAGTCCGCCGAGTGGCTCGAGCGCTGGGAGGCCACCCGGGCCGCCCTGCACGCCAGCGCGGACGCCGCCCAGCAGGCCGCGACCCTGGCCGAGCAGCTCGCGGGCCGGCTCGAGCCCGCCCGGCTCCAGCTGAACGCGGCCCGGCGGCGCGATGAACTGGCCGCCGCCGCGGAACGCGCCGCGGGCGAACTGCTCCGCGTACGCGAGGAGTCGGCCGCCGCCCGGGAGCGCTGGCTGGAGCTCAAGGAGGCCCGGCTGCGCGGGATCGCCGCCGAGCTCGCCGAGGCACTGGTCGCGGGAGAGGCGTGCGCCGTCTGCGGATCGGCCCAGCACCCCGCTCCGGCCCGCCCGGCCCCCGGTCACGTGGACCGCGCCGCCGAGGACGCCGCCCACGCCGTGTTCGAGCAGGCCGAGCAGGCCAAGGCCGCCGTCGAGCGCCGACTGGCAGCAGACGAGCAGGCCCGCGCCGAGGCCGCGGCCGCCGCCGGAGAAGCCACCACCGCCGAACTCCTCGCCCTGACCGCGGACCTGAGCTCCCGGCACGCCGCCGCGCACGCCGCGGCCGCCGGACTGCACGCAGCCCGCGAGCGGCTCGCCCGCGCCGAGCGGGAGCACGCAGCGCGCAGCGCCGACCGGCTCGACGCCGAGCGCCGGGCCGCCGCCAGGGCCTCCCACCGCGAGCAACTGGACCGGGAACAGGCCTCGCTTGAGGCAGAGCTCGCGCTCGTACGGGCCGACGCGCCGACCGTCGCGGCCCGCGCCCGGACCCTGGAGGACCGGGTCCGGATGGTCTCGGCGGCCGCGGCCGCGCTGCGCCGGGCCGAGACCACCGCCGCCCGGCTGAAGGAGGCCGACGACCAGCTCGCCGACGCCGCCTTCAAGGCCGGCTTCGACACCATCGAGGCCGCCGCCGACGCGGTGCTCCCCGAGTACGAACGCACCGCGCTCCAGCGCCGGATGGATGCCTGGCAGGCAGAGGAGGCGATGCTGGCGGACCGCCTCGGCGAGACCGACACCGCCGCGGCGGCAGCACTGCCTCCGGCCGAACCGGAGCAGGCCGAGGCGTACGCGGCCCAGGCCGCGGCGAAGCTTCGTACGGCCGGGTCGGCCTTCGACGCCGCCCGGGTCCGCTGCGCCGAGCTGGACCGGCTCTCCCGGCAGGCCGAGCAGGAACTGCGCGCCCTGGGCCCGCTGCGCGAGGCCTACGAACGGGTGGCCCGGCTGGCCGGACTCACCGCCGGCACCTCCGCCGACAACGAGCGCAAGATGCGGCTGGAGGCGTACGTACTGGCCGCCCGCCTGGAGCAGGTCGCCGCCGCCGCGACGGTACGGCTGCTGCGCATGTCCGGCGGCCGCTACACCCTGGTCCACTCCGACGCGCGGGCGAGCGGACGGGGCCGGTCCGGCCTGGGGCTGCACGTGGTCGACTCCTGGACCGGCAGCGAACGCGACACCGCTACCCTGTCGGGCGGCGAGACCTTCTTCGCCTCGCTCGCCCTCGCGCTGGGCCTGGCCGACGTGGTCACCGACGAGGCGGGCGGCATGCGCCTGGACACCCTCTTCATCGACGAGGGCTTCGGCAGCCTCGACGACCAGGCGCTGGACGAGGTGCTGGACGTGCTGGACTCTCTGCGCGAGCGGGACCGCAGCGTCGGCATCGTCAGTCACGTGGCCGATCTGCGGACCCGGGTGCAGGCGCAGTTGGAGATCGTCAAGCAGCGCGGGGGCTCGGTGGTGCGCCACCGCACCGCGGCGCTCACGGACTGA
- a CDS encoding rhodanese-like domain-containing protein: MTTTQNTSTAPAANPVLRVAPASPAAAAAYFAASLAFHADVSDVAAAVKTHREQGTELGFQLIDSRSTPSWDQAHVPGAIHLPTALIPEQAERLLDKNVPVVTYCWGPGCNGGARSALALAELGFQVKEMLGGIEYWIREGFEVETWQGSRQRAEADPLTAPTGSDDCGC; encoded by the coding sequence ATGACGACGACGCAGAACACCTCGACCGCCCCCGCCGCCAACCCCGTACTGAGGGTGGCGCCGGCCTCTCCAGCCGCGGCCGCCGCCTATTTCGCGGCGAGCCTCGCCTTCCACGCCGACGTGTCGGATGTCGCCGCCGCCGTCAAGACCCACCGCGAGCAGGGCACCGAGCTCGGCTTCCAGCTGATCGACTCCCGCTCCACGCCGTCCTGGGACCAGGCCCACGTACCCGGCGCGATCCACCTGCCCACCGCGCTCATCCCCGAGCAGGCCGAGCGGCTCCTCGACAAGAACGTGCCCGTGGTGACCTACTGCTGGGGCCCGGGCTGCAACGGAGGCGCCCGCTCCGCACTGGCCCTGGCCGAACTCGGCTTCCAGGTCAAGGAGATGCTCGGCGGCATCGAGTACTGGATCCGCGAGGGCTTCGAGGTCGAGACCTGGCAGGGCAGCCGGCAGCGTGCCGAGGCCGACCCGCTGACCGCCCCCACCGGCTCGGACGACTGCGGCTGCTGA
- a CDS encoding Lrp/AsnC family transcriptional regulator yields the protein MTDYSPDATDWRILEALQRDGRASFTELARSVAMSASAVTERVRRLEELGIITGYTAVVDPEKLGKSIMALVRLRYPHGNYKPFHDFLDSASEILEAHHVTGDDCFVLKVAARSMAHLEEVTGRISGLGPVTTSIVYSSPLPRRPLSP from the coding sequence GTGACCGACTATTCCCCTGACGCCACCGACTGGCGGATCCTCGAAGCGCTCCAGCGGGACGGCCGCGCCAGCTTCACCGAGCTCGCCCGCTCCGTGGCGATGTCCGCGAGCGCCGTCACCGAGCGGGTCCGCCGCCTCGAGGAACTCGGCATCATCACCGGCTACACGGCCGTGGTGGACCCGGAGAAGCTCGGAAAGTCGATCATGGCCCTGGTCCGGCTGCGCTATCCGCACGGCAACTACAAGCCGTTCCACGACTTCCTCGACTCCGCCTCCGAGATCCTGGAGGCCCATCACGTCACCGGTGACGACTGCTTCGTACTCAAGGTCGCCGCCCGCTCGATGGCGCACCTGGAGGAGGTCACCGGCCGGATCTCCGGCCTCGGCCCGGTGACCACCAGCATCGTGTACTCGTCGCCGCTGCCCCGCCGGCCGCTCAGTCCGTGA
- a CDS encoding DedA family protein encodes MHIQEWLETIPAVSIYLLVGLVIGLESLGIPLPGEIILVSSALLASQHGEIDPVVLGICATTGAIVGDSIGYAIGRRGGKPLLEKLGRRFPKHFGPDHVALAERSFERWGMWAVFFGRFVALLRIFAGPLAGVLHMPYWRFLIANILGGILWAGGTTAVIYSVGIVAEPWLKRFSWLALGLAVLFGITVTLVVRSRMKKAAAAATAEAAVPAQPTAPVPVSE; translated from the coding sequence GTGCACATCCAGGAATGGCTGGAGACGATTCCGGCGGTCAGCATCTATCTCCTCGTGGGTCTGGTCATCGGCCTGGAGAGCCTCGGCATCCCGCTGCCGGGCGAGATCATCCTGGTCAGTTCGGCACTGCTCGCCTCGCAGCACGGGGAGATCGACCCCGTGGTGCTGGGCATCTGCGCGACCACCGGCGCGATCGTCGGCGACTCGATCGGCTACGCGATCGGGCGCCGGGGCGGCAAGCCGCTGCTGGAGAAGCTGGGCCGGCGCTTCCCCAAGCACTTCGGGCCGGACCACGTGGCGCTGGCGGAACGCTCCTTCGAGCGGTGGGGCATGTGGGCCGTCTTCTTCGGACGGTTCGTGGCGCTGCTGCGGATCTTCGCCGGGCCGCTGGCGGGTGTGCTGCACATGCCGTACTGGCGCTTCCTGATCGCCAACATCCTCGGCGGGATCCTCTGGGCGGGCGGCACCACGGCCGTCATCTACTCGGTCGGAATCGTCGCCGAGCCGTGGCTGAAGCGGTTCTCCTGGCTGGCCCTGGGACTCGCCGTGCTGTTCGGGATCACGGTGACGCTGGTGGTGCGCAGCCGCATGAAGAAGGCAGCCGCGGCCGCAACGGCCGAGGCCGCGGTCCCCGCGCAGCCGACGGCCCCGGTGCCGGTCTCCGAATGA
- a CDS encoding glycoside hydrolase family 3 protein, giving the protein MSEAVSRRSAMRLLAAVGLGTGGCVATVPPDAGLRTGAPAPAAAAEPASPARIDSLVERLTLDEKTALLHGARDPAPLGQAGYVPGVPRLGIPALRLADGSAGVRVARPATALPAPVLLASAFDPALAREYGRVIGREGRALGQDVVLSPMVNLIRTPYAGRNFETFAEEPRLTADLVAEMIRGIQDEGLIATVKHFALNNQEHGRDTVDVVADEQTLHETELRGFEAAVAAGAGAVMGAYNKVNGVHACESKPLLDDVLRGVWGFDGWVMSDWDAAHSTVAAIGAGLDMEMPGGTHFGGPLREAVRGGSVPESAVDLAVRRILGTMDRFGLLAARPAARPARDAAAGARVARKVATGGAVLLRNEHDTLPLTGAAARSIAVIGPTGQVPFVGGGGSAHVIPDGAAAPLTAIRQRAGNGSTVRHALGEDLYGRALPAALLTPPAGLDDRAVDAGREWSHEGEFRLAADDEWTLLVHYTGQRPGVRLDGEELFPLRQGVAEVFAGGLLGSAPDGMTVRRRTLALKAGVHRLAVTARGGDKGQRFRLRHTTKATRAADLAEAVKTAKEARSVILFAYEDATEGTDRTTLALPGGQVALIEAVAAANPRTTVVLNTSSSTTMPWLARTGAVLQMYYPGQEGAGATADILFGDVDPGGRLTQTFPADEQATPVGGDPLRYPGVGGRQEYREGIHVGHRWYDAQRVAPLFPFGHGLSYTTWQYEKLTVRPEGGGLRVEFTVRNTGRRKGTEVAQVYVGPSAELDLDQPVRALAGYRRLTLAPGEAQRVVLDVDARTLSSWDPEQHAWVLGSGRREVFAGRSSRELPLRSKAVVGSR; this is encoded by the coding sequence ATGAGCGAGGCCGTGTCGAGACGTTCCGCGATGCGGCTGCTCGCCGCGGTGGGCCTGGGCACCGGCGGGTGCGTCGCCACCGTGCCGCCGGACGCCGGACTGCGTACGGGAGCCCCGGCCCCCGCGGCCGCCGCCGAGCCCGCGAGTCCCGCCCGGATCGACTCCCTCGTCGAGCGGCTCACCCTCGACGAGAAGACCGCCCTGCTCCACGGCGCCCGGGACCCGGCCCCCCTCGGCCAGGCCGGATACGTACCCGGCGTCCCGCGCCTGGGCATCCCCGCCCTCCGCCTCGCCGACGGCTCCGCCGGGGTGCGGGTCGCGAGACCCGCCACCGCCCTGCCCGCGCCCGTCCTGCTCGCCTCCGCCTTCGACCCGGCGCTGGCCCGCGAGTACGGCCGCGTCATCGGCCGCGAGGGCCGCGCGCTCGGCCAGGACGTCGTCCTGTCGCCCATGGTCAACCTCATCCGCACCCCGTACGCGGGCCGGAACTTCGAGACCTTCGCCGAGGAACCGCGCCTCACCGCCGACCTCGTCGCCGAGATGATCCGCGGGATCCAGGACGAGGGGCTCATCGCCACCGTCAAGCACTTCGCCCTCAACAACCAGGAGCACGGCCGCGACACCGTCGACGTCGTCGCCGACGAGCAGACCCTGCACGAGACCGAGCTCCGGGGTTTCGAGGCCGCCGTCGCCGCCGGCGCGGGCGCCGTGATGGGCGCGTACAACAAGGTCAACGGCGTCCATGCCTGCGAGAGCAAACCACTGCTCGACGACGTGCTGCGCGGCGTCTGGGGGTTCGACGGCTGGGTGATGTCCGACTGGGACGCCGCCCACAGCACCGTCGCCGCCATCGGCGCCGGACTCGACATGGAGATGCCCGGCGGCACCCACTTCGGCGGCCCGCTGCGCGAGGCGGTGCGCGGCGGCTCCGTCCCCGAGAGCGCCGTCGACCTCGCCGTACGCCGGATCCTGGGCACGATGGACCGGTTCGGGCTGCTGGCGGCCCGGCCCGCCGCCCGGCCCGCGCGCGACGCGGCCGCGGGGGCACGGGTCGCCCGCAAGGTGGCCACCGGCGGGGCGGTGCTGCTGCGCAACGAGCACGACACCCTGCCGCTGACCGGCGCCGCCGCACGCTCGATCGCGGTGATCGGACCGACCGGCCAGGTCCCCTTCGTCGGGGGCGGCGGGAGCGCCCACGTGATCCCCGACGGGGCGGCCGCCCCGCTCACCGCCATCCGGCAGCGCGCCGGGAACGGCTCGACCGTGCGCCACGCCCTCGGCGAGGACCTGTACGGCCGGGCCCTGCCAGCTGCCCTGCTGACGCCGCCCGCCGGTCTGGACGACCGGGCGGTGGACGCCGGGCGCGAGTGGAGCCACGAGGGGGAGTTCCGGCTCGCGGCGGACGACGAGTGGACCCTGCTCGTCCACTACACCGGGCAGCGGCCGGGCGTGCGCCTCGACGGGGAGGAGCTGTTCCCCCTGCGCCAGGGCGTGGCCGAGGTCTTCGCGGGCGGACTGCTCGGCTCCGCGCCGGACGGAATGACCGTCCGGCGCCGCACGCTCGCCCTCAAGGCGGGTGTCCACCGGCTCGCCGTGACCGCCCGGGGCGGCGACAAGGGGCAGCGCTTCCGGCTGCGGCACACCACCAAGGCCACCCGCGCCGCGGATCTCGCCGAGGCGGTGAAGACCGCGAAGGAGGCCCGCAGCGTGATCCTGTTCGCCTACGAGGACGCCACCGAGGGCACCGACCGGACCACGCTGGCGCTGCCGGGCGGGCAGGTCGCGCTGATCGAGGCGGTCGCCGCCGCCAACCCCCGCACCACCGTCGTGCTCAACACCTCCTCGAGCACGACCATGCCCTGGCTCGCCCGGACCGGGGCGGTGCTGCAGATGTACTACCCCGGCCAGGAGGGCGCGGGCGCCACGGCCGACATCCTCTTCGGGGACGTGGACCCGGGCGGCCGGCTCACCCAGACCTTCCCGGCCGACGAGCAGGCGACGCCGGTGGGCGGGGACCCGCTGCGCTACCCGGGTGTGGGCGGACGGCAGGAGTACCGCGAGGGCATCCACGTCGGCCACCGCTGGTACGACGCGCAGCGGGTGGCCCCGCTGTTCCCCTTCGGGCACGGGCTCTCGTACACGACCTGGCAGTACGAGAAGCTGACGGTCCGGCCGGAAGGCGGCGGCCTGCGCGTGGAGTTCACCGTCCGCAACACCGGCCGCCGCAAGGGCACCGAGGTGGCGCAGGTGTACGTGGGCCCGTCCGCGGAGCTCGACCTCGACCAGCCGGTGCGCGCGCTGGCCGGCTACCGGCGGCTGACCCTCGCGCCCGGGGAGGCGCAGCGGGTCGTCCTCGACGTCGACGCCCGGACGCTGTCGTCGTGGGACCCGGAACAGCACGCGTGGGTGCTGGGATCCGGCCGCCGCGAGGTGTTCGCGGGCCGTTCCTCGCGCGAACTGCCACTGAGGTCAAAGGCGGTGGTGGGGAGCCGATAG
- a CDS encoding exonuclease SbcCD subunit D — protein MKFLHTSDWHLGRSFHRVNLLGAQAAFVDHLVETVREHEVDAVLVAGDVYDRAVPPLPAVELYDRALHRLAELGVPTVMISGNHDSARRLGVGAGLIDRAGIHLRTDPAGCADPVVLADVHGEVALYGLPYLEPALVKDEFGAEKVSHEAVLGAAMDRIRADLAARAPGTRSIVLAHAFVTGGQTSDSERDISVGGVEAVPASVFDGVDYAALGHLHGCQTISERVRYSGSPLAYSFSEADHRKSMWLVELGAEGEIAAAERIDTPVPRALARLRGPLEALLEDPAHARHADSWVEATLTDPVRPDDPMARLAARFPHTLSLAFDPEGREEETGASYAQRLKGRSDQEIAEDFVAHVRGGGHPDEAERAVLQGAFDDVRADDSRQETHR, from the coding sequence GTGAAGTTCCTGCACACCTCCGACTGGCACCTCGGCCGGTCCTTCCACCGCGTGAACCTGCTCGGCGCCCAGGCCGCCTTCGTCGACCACCTCGTCGAGACCGTCCGGGAGCACGAGGTCGACGCCGTCCTCGTCGCCGGGGACGTCTACGACCGGGCCGTGCCCCCGCTGCCCGCCGTCGAGCTGTACGACCGGGCCCTGCACCGGCTCGCCGAGCTCGGGGTGCCCACCGTGATGATCTCCGGCAACCACGACTCCGCCCGCCGTCTCGGGGTCGGGGCCGGACTGATCGACCGCGCCGGGATCCACCTCAGGACCGACCCGGCCGGCTGCGCCGACCCCGTGGTGCTGGCCGACGTACACGGCGAGGTGGCGCTGTACGGGCTGCCCTACCTGGAACCGGCCCTGGTCAAGGACGAGTTCGGCGCCGAGAAGGTGAGCCACGAGGCCGTGCTCGGTGCGGCCATGGACCGGATCCGCGCCGACCTCGCCGCCCGCGCGCCCGGTACCCGCTCCATCGTGCTCGCCCACGCCTTCGTCACCGGCGGGCAGACCAGCGACAGCGAGCGCGACATCTCCGTCGGCGGGGTCGAGGCCGTGCCCGCCTCCGTCTTCGACGGGGTGGACTACGCCGCCCTCGGCCACCTGCACGGCTGCCAGACGATCAGCGAACGGGTCCGCTACTCCGGTTCCCCCCTCGCCTACTCCTTCTCCGAGGCCGACCACCGCAAGAGCATGTGGCTCGTCGAACTGGGCGCGGAAGGCGAGATCGCCGCCGCCGAGCGGATCGACACCCCCGTACCGAGGGCCCTCGCCCGGCTGCGCGGACCTCTCGAAGCCCTGCTCGAGGACCCGGCGCACGCCCGGCACGCGGACTCCTGGGTCGAGGCCACCCTCACCGATCCCGTCCGGCCCGACGACCCCATGGCCCGGCTCGCCGCCCGCTTCCCGCACACCCTCAGCCTCGCCTTCGACCCCGAGGGCCGCGAGGAGGAGACCGGCGCCTCCTACGCCCAGCGGCTCAAGGGCCGCAGCGACCAGGAGATCGCCGAGGACTTCGTCGCCCACGTACGCGGCGGCGGCCACCCCGACGAGGCCGAACGGGCCGTCCTCCAGGGCGCCTTCGACGACGTGCGGGCCGACGACAGCCGCCAGGAGACCCACCGATGA